One window from the genome of Salvia miltiorrhiza cultivar Shanhuang (shh) chromosome 7, IMPLAD_Smil_shh, whole genome shotgun sequence encodes:
- the LOC130996235 gene encoding protein NRT1/ PTR FAMILY 8.3-like produces the protein MGSHEEERLLLEEGHVESGSDGLHTGDGSVDFKGNPVLKNKTGNWRACPFILGTECCERLAYYGIATNLVSYLTKNLHQGNVAAATTVTTWQGTCYLTPLIGAVLADAYWGRYWTIAAFSTLYFIGMCTLTASATVPYFKPPECVDSVCPSASAAQYAIFFVGLYLTALGTGGIKPCVSSFGADQFDDTDHVESVKKGSFFNWFYFSINIGALISSSLIVWIQDNAGWGLGFGIPALFMGFAIASFFSGTNLYRFQRPGGSPVTRMCQVLVASFRKWNLAVPDDSSLLYELPDKNSAIEGSRKLLHTDELKCLDKAAVISDAESKHEDYSNAWNLCTVTQVEELKILIRMFPIWATGIVFAAVYAQMSTMFVEQGMVMDTTIGSFSIPAASLSTFDVISVIFWVPMYDRVLVPVAKMVTGQDRGFTELQRMGVGLFLSILCMSAAAIVEIVRLSYVVDTAVVAPMSIFWQIPQYFLLGAAEVFTFIGQLEFFYDQSPDAMRSLCTALSLLTTALGNYLSSFILTVVTSLTTQGGQPGWIPDNLNIGHLDYFFWLLAALSFFNLVVYVFCARMYKSKKAS, from the exons ATGGGTAGTCACGAGGAGGAGAGATTGCTTCTGGAGGAGGGTCATGTAGAG AGTGGAAGTGATGGACTACATACTGGTGATGGTTCTGTCGACTTTAAGGGGAACCCTGTTTTGAAGAACAAAACTGGAAATTGGAGGGCATGTCCTTTCATTTTAG GGACCGAATGCTGTGAGCGTTTAGCTTACTATGGGATTGCCACTAATCTTGTTAGTTATCTCACAAAAAATTTACACCAAGGAAATGTGGCGGCTGCTACAACTGTGACAACATGGCAAGGCACCTGCTATTTAACTCCCCTTATTGGGGCCGTCCTGGCTGATGCTTACTGGGGAAGATATTGGACAATCGCTGCCTTTTCCACTCTTTACTTCATT GGAATGTGCACATTGACAGCATCTGCAACTGTACCATATTTTAAGCCTCCTGAATGTGTTGACTCTGTATGCCCTTCTGCCTCAGCAGCTCAATATGCAATATTTTTCGTTGGGCTATATCTTACAGCACTTGGAACAGGAGGGATCAAACCATGTGTTTCATCTTTTGGGGCAGACCAGTTTGATGATACAGACCATGTAGAGAGTGTTAAAAAGGGTTCTTTTTTCAATTGGTTCTATTTTTCCATCAACATTGGTGCCTTGATTTCAAGTAGTTTGATTGTCTGGATTCAAGATAATGCTGGGTGGGGTCTTGGTTTTGGCATCCCTGCTTTGTTTATGGGATTTGCTATAGCAAGTTTCTTCTCAGGCACCAATCTCTATAGGTTTCAGAGACCGGGAGGAAGCCCTGTTACAAGGATGTGTCAGGTCCTGGTTGCATCATTCCGCAAATGGAATCTGGCTGTCCCTGATGATAGTAGCCTTCTATATGAGTTACCTGATAAAAATTCTGCAATTGAAGGAAGTCGGAAATTGCTGCACACTGATGAACTAAA GTGCCTCGACAAAGCTGCTGTAATTTCGGATGCTGAAAGCAAACACGAAGATTATTCCAATGCTTGGAATCTCTGCACAGTGACACAAGTTGAGGAACTGAAGATCTTGATTCGCATGTTTCCCATCTGGGCCACCGGGATAGTCTTTGCTGCTGTCTATGCTCAAATGTCAACAATGTTCGTGGAGCAAGGCATGGTGATGGACACCACCATAGGTTCCTTCTCGATCCCTGCAGCCTCCCTGTCAACTTTTGATGTCATCAGCGTTATTTTCTGGGTCCCAATGTACGACAGGGTCCTCGTCCCAGTTGCCAAAATGGTCACTGGCCAAGACAGAGGGTTCACGGAGCTGCAGAGGATGGGAGTCGGCCTATTCCTCTCGATTCTATGCATGTCAGCTGCTGCTATCGTAGAGATCGTCCGTCTGTCGTATGTGGTGGATACAGCAGTAGTTGCCCCGATGAGTATCTTCTGGCAGATACCTCAGTATTTCCTGCTGGGGGCTGCTGAAGTTTTCACGTTCATCGGGCAACTGGAGTTCTTCTACGACCAATCTCCAGATGCCATGCGCAGTCTGTGCACGGCCCTGTCGCTCCTCACGACCGCGCTGGGCAACTATTTGAGCTCATTCATCCTCACCGTGGTCACGTCTCTAACGACACAAGGAGGGCAGCCCGGGTGGATACCGGACAACTTGAACATC